Within uncultured Methanoregula sp., the genomic segment AGCGATGGCGGGGATTCTCGGCTCTTTTTCTTTTTACCAGGTTGCCGGAACACCGGATAACGTGCTTGAGTTCCTCTTCGTGGCTGGTCTTGTCTGTGGCGTTCTCTTCTTTGTCCGGGACAGGAAAGATCCCGATCCCCTGCTCTTTTCCCCGATGATCCGGAACCGTAATTTCACCCTTGGCCTGGTCACCTGTTTTATTGTTACGGCCCTGTTCTCCGGAGTCACGTATCTCATGCCCCTCTACCTGGTTAACTCGCGCCATCTCGAACCGTTCCTGGCAGGGATGATCATGATGATCCCGGCACTCTTCTCCATGATCGCCGCCCCTGTTTCCGGAAGCCTTGCCGACCGGTACGGGAGCCCGATCGTTTCTGCTGTAAGTATCGGCATCTCGGCGGTCGGTTTTATCCTGATTTACACGTTCGATCCGGCAACCGCCGTTGTCTTCATCATCATTGCCATGATCATCACCCGGGTATCGACAGCCTCCTTTTTCGGGCCGAATGGCCGGCTGATCATGGGGCACTGCACACCGGAGACAATCGGTACCGGATCCGGCATGATGATGGCAGTCCGGCATGCGGGACTTGTCTGCGGCATTGCACTGTTCCAGAGCGTCTTTGCAATACGGATGTACCTTGAAGGTATTCCCCGGGACGGTACCCCGCTGGTCCCGCGGCTGACCCCTACTCTCTCGGTCCTCGGATACGAGGCAGTGTATATTGTCGCATTTGTCCTGTGCATCGTTGTCGTGATAATCAGCCTGAAATCAAAGGATGCACCTGCTCATTCGGATTCCACGGAATACGGGGATACCAGCCCGCCAATATGAGATACTCTTTGCAGAGCACCCTTCGTGCTGGAAAAACATCGGGTAACCCGGGTAATTTTTTCTGGCTTGGGTGGAAATAATCACTGATGGTTCTCCAGTCCCTGTTGTTGTTCATTGCCGCCGGCCTGTGTGAAATAGGCGGGGGCTACCTCATCTGGCTCTGGGTGCGGGAAGGCAGGGGCATTGAATATGCAGCGCTTGGCGCGATCATTCTCGTGCTGTACGGGATCATCCCGACCCTGCAGGCCTCGAATTTCGGGAGAGTGTATGCAGCATACGGCGGCATTTTCATTGTTCTTGCCCTGCTCTGGGGCTGGCAGATCGATCGCGTGGTACCGGACCGGTTTGATATCATAGGTGCATCTGTTGCCCTCGTTGGCGTGTTCATCATTATGTACTGGCCGCGAACCATGGCCATTACCTCTTGAGGCCGTTGGATTTGCTTGCCCGGGAGTGTGTGAGAAATGACCCGTTACCTGATAGATATCCGCCTGATGGGTTCCGTGAAACACCAGATCCGCACGTTAAGCGATCAGCTGGCAGAGAAATTTAATCCCGGGGAAAAACTGGTTGTCCCTCATATCACGCTGGCCGGGCCTTTTTCCACCGACAATGAAGATAAACTTGTAGAAGATTTTACCAGGATCTGTATGAACCAGAAAGCAACCCCGAAATATGATGTTGGCGGGTACGGTTTTTTTGACGATACACGGGTTGTTTTTGTCACGATCACACCTGATGAAAACCTCAAGCAGTTCCGCTACCAGCTCTCACGGGCAATCTCCCCGTATTGCTCGTTACGGAACTATGACCTGGATTCTGCTGAAGAGTTTAAGTTCCATGCAACGCTTGCCATGAAACTCGACTGGCTCACCTTCCGGAGAATGAAATGGTATTTCCGGAACCAGGAACCGGTCATCTACCGACACCACCCGATCCGGGCAACATTACTCCGGAATGCAAAAATTGTCTGCGAATATGATTTTATCCAGGGCAGGATGCTCACCCCTGCACAGGCTAGAAGTAAAGCGACCATGAAGCGCGATTTTGATATTCTTAAGATATGGGCAGACGGAACCCGGGAAGAAGAATAACTGCGGCAGGAATTTTATGAGTGCCGGACAATATCCGTCATCATAATCACCAGTCCCCCATAAAAAAATTACCCCCCGGTGGATTGTGTATTTTCCTCATGCGGCAACCAGTGCGACCAGTAACGCACATGCATTACGAATATTTGATTATACCATAAGGAAAACATTCTCCACTTATTCCCATGGAGTAATGTCCGGCAGGTAAATCCGGGTGGAGTGCAAGACCATGTTGACACTTGATATCAGTACCCTTTTCCTGACCCTCTTTCTCGTCAATGGAGTCCTCACGCTGATGCTCTTTACCTTCTGGATGTCCCAGAAGACCCACGAAGGGTTCAGGACATGGATGCTCTCCCTGCTGGTTACATCCTGCGGGTATTTCCTGTACGTGACCTATCCCTTCGTGCCCATCCTGGTCTCCTCAACGGTGGCAGATCTTTTGATCGTGCTGTCGGTTATGATGCGGCTTGACAGTACCGGGAAATATTTCCGGTCAAGGGCGCTCCCCCGGATTATTTACTGCATCCTGATACCGGCCGCACTCCTGTTACTCTGGTTTACGTTCCGTGTCGATTCGCAAATCATGCGTGGCGTTGTTATTGGAGTGCTCATTGTCCCCTGCTTTGTTGCAACCTCCCTCATCGCGATACGGTCCGGAGACCCGGAGACCCGGTCGCTCCGGTACAGCTTTGCTGCAGCCCTCCTGGTCACGGCCCTCCTCTGGACCGCGATAACCGTCAGGGCGATCATCACTCCCGGGGACCACTCGCTTGGTGGCCCTGACCCCATTAACCCGATCTTCTTTATCGTCACGATCCTCATGGATATTGTCCTCACGGCCTCCTTCCTGATGCTCAACATGGCCCGGTCCCAAGCTGAGCTTCGGGAGAGCGAAGAGCGGTATCGGAATCTTGCAGACAATCTTCCTGATTATATTCTCATCCACGACGGGGAGTTTATCCGGTACGCCAACCCGGCAGCAATCCGTCTCCTGGAACCCTCTCCGGAAACCCTTATCGGGCAATCCCTTTATTCCCTCCTGACTCCTGCGAGTGCCGAGGCTTCGCGGAAGTATATCAATGCAATCCATAGCGGTGCATCCCCATCTCCTGTCAATGAGATTGTTATCCAGTTGCGGGACAGCACCATCCGGCACTGCATGATCAAGACCGTGCGGATTGAAGATAAGGGGATCCCGGCATTCTTATCCGTGATTACCGATATCACCAAGAGGAAGGCTGCCGAGGACGCACTCTTCCGGGTAAACAAAAAACTCACGATCCTCTCATCGATAACCCGGCACGATATCAAGAACCAGCTTATGGCATTGAATGGCTATATCCTGCTCTGTGAGGAATCTGTCGAAAACCCGGTGGAACTTAAAGAATACATTGCCCGGCAACAGGGAATTGCCGATGTTATTGCGAGCCAGATCGATTTCACCAAAGTGTACGAGGATATGGGTACAACAGCACCTGTCTGGCAGAACATCCATGAAAGTGTCAGAAGGGCAGCCGGTTCCCTTCCCCTGCGGGATGTGAAGGTGGAGGTTGACCGGTCGGATCCTGAAATTTATGCCGATTCGCTGTTCGAAAAAGTTTTTTATAACCTGTTCGAGAATGCCCTGAACTATGGCGGCGAGGCAATGACAACGATCCGCATAAGTTCCCGTGAAACCGGCGCGGGGCTCATCATTGCCTGCGAGGATGACGGGGCCGGAATTGCGCCTGAAGATAAAGTCCACCTGTTCGAGCAGGGCTACGGGAAACATACCGGCCTCGGCCTTTTTCTCTCCCGCGAGATTCTCTCGATTACCGATATCACCATCACGGAGACCAGCGAGCCGGGGAAAGGAGCACGCTTCGAGATGGTTGTACCGAAATGGGCGTACCGGCTCTCATAAGAAAAATAATACGGACTCTTTTGTGAATGGAAGGAAAATATTCTTCTGCAATTTTTAAAATTATATCACAATAAATTGTGTTCCAGAAAAAAATACGGGGGGAAAGACCCCGCCCCTTCCTTTGGAGGGTTGAAGTTACTGTGTTCTGGTGAAATGATTCTCGTGTCTGCTCTTGTTTTCAGGAGTTCTCATTGCTGTGCTGCAAATACCCGTGCAAAAACACACGGGTATTTGTATACTATATTTTACATTTTGTTTCAAATACTTTCCTGTCCTGACATGTTTCCATTAATAGTCAACCGGTAAAAATCACCTTTACTCCTGTTACCCGGTTGTGGGGTTTCATTCCCGGCAGTCTCCTGTTGAACGCGAATACCGTGAAAAATATACTGACCCGGTAGTTCCCGGAACCAAAAGGCTTACTGTCTCCCTGCTGTCCCGTCTCATTCCAGCAGGGCACCTACGATATTGCCGGCAACCCTGAGCGCCTCCATCTCGGTCTCGGACCATTCGCGGAGAACGGTTGTCGAGAACCCGATAAAGCCCCAGAGCGTGTCATTCCGGAACAGGGGGATGATGGCAATGGAGGAGATCCCGGACTGCTCAAAGAAGCGGCGCTCCTCTTCCGGGAACTTCCCGATATCGCCGGCAATATAATTCCCGGTTGCAAGAAGGGAACGCCAGAGGGATTTGGTAAACGTGATCTGCGCATCCTTTTCCTGGGGATGCGACTGGATATTATGAACTGCGGAGTCTACCCAGATGTACTGGATCTTTGCCCCATTCGTTCCCTCAGCTCCCTGGTTCAGCCGGAAGATTGCTACCGTGCTTGCTCCTACTGCAAGCCCGATATGTTCCAGGATCTCGTTAATTCCGCGCTCGAACGTATCCGGGTGACTGGCTTTTGCCATCTTGCTCTCTTTCTGGTGGCGCAGGAACCATTCAATGGAAAAACTGATGGCAAAGAGGATGTTGTCCCGCTTTTTTACCTCGCACTCCATCTGGTGCCGGTGGAGGGCCAGTTCGATTGCCGAGTACAACTCCCGCTCATTGAATGGCTTGAGGATATAGGCTGAAGGTTCCGTCACCTTGACCCGTTCCAGGGTCTCGTCATCGGCATATGCCGTAACAAACACGATGGGAACATCGTGCCGGCTCCGGATAAGGCGGGCGGTCTCGACACCGTCAATCGGCGACCCTTCAAGAATGATATCCATGAGGATCAGGTCCGGTAGACACGTGTCCGCCGCACTGAGCGCTTCATCACTGGTTCCCGCGACCGGGGGAACATCGTACCCCATATTGGTGAGGGTGAGCCGCAGGTTTTCTGCAATAATGAGCTCATCCTCGACAACCATGACCGTGTGTTTTGTCATGGATCAGACCCCCGCGTGTGCAGGAATGGTAATGATAAATTCTGTACCTGCGTCTCGTGAGAGTTCGACCGTTCCCTTGAGCTGCCGGCTGAGCATCTGGACCAGGTGAAGGCCCAGGGATTTTGCATTTTTCCAGTCGAAATCTGCCGGTATCCCGGCACCGTCATCCCGGACCCGGATCCGGATGATATCCCCCTCTGCAGCGCCGGTTATGGTAAGGGTCCCGGTTTTCCTGTCCGTGAACGCGTACTTCAGCGAATTGGAGATCAGTTCGTTCATCATGAGTCCGAGGGAAATAGCCGGGTTCAGCGAGAGGCGAAGATCTTTTGCCTCGATGGATACCCGGACTTTCATCCGGTCAATGTTATAGGAGATCATGAGATTGGTGACAAGGTTCTCCAGGTATGCCTGGAAATCTATGGAACTCAGGTTGTGGGACTGGTACAGTTTCTCGTGGATGAGAGCCATGGACTTGACCCGGGTCTGGCTGTCCATGAGCGCACCGAGAAGGACCGGATCATTGGTATTTCCGGCCTGCAGGTAGAGGAGACTGACAATGATCTGGAGATTGTTCTTGACCCGGTGATGGATCTCCTTGATGAGCACTTCTTTTTCATTCAGGGACGTTTTCAGGCGCTCTTCGGCCACCAGTTTCTGGCTGATCTCATCCACCAGTTTTTCATTGGTTTTTGCAATCTCCAGGGTCCGTTCGCGGACCCGTTCCTCAAGCCCCGCATTGAGTTCAGAGAGTTCCTCTTCAGCGCGCTTGAGTTCGGAGATGTCATCGATGGCAAGGATAAAATATTTCGGTTTCCCGTCATCCGATTTTACGGCAGAAAGTGAGACCTGGCACCATACCAGGGACCGGTCTTTCCGGGCTATCGTCATTTCGTTGGCATATACCGGGATCTCACCCTGCATAACCGCATTGAATGCCCCGATATGGAGAAGATGGTCATCGGGGGTTATGACATTCCAGATCGATCCGGAGATCCAGTCCATGGCATCCCCACGGAGGATCTCCGCGAATTTGTGGTTATACCGGCAGATGGTTCCATCCGGCAGGAACTCTACTATACCTACCGCAGTCTGGGCAAAGGTTGCGCCCAGGTGTTCCTCGCTTTCCTTGAGCGCTCCCTCTGCCTTCGTACGCTCTATGATGTCCCGGAGAAGGGCAAACAATCCCACCGCGACAAGGATGTACCCGCAGGTCCTCATAAGGAGAAAATCTACGTCGGTAACTTCCTTGATTTTAAAAAGCAGGATTGCATGCGACAGGGAAAACAGTGAATATGCGGCACCGAAGTACAGCGGGGTCGGCTTCCCGATACGATAAAATCCCCAGAGACTTATGGTGACGATGGTAAGGCTCAGTACGAGGTTTGTGAGTATGGTTATGTCTAATGTTTCAAGCGGGATCATGATATTGCCTCACAATCTGGTTTAGGGCCTGGTCCGTTTACCGTGCCCGGAAGATATGGTCTGATTTATCTCATGTACCTATAAACAAGGCGTTGACTGAAAATTATTTTGCAGTAAGAATCAGCCATTTTTTGTAAAAATACGCAAGAATTGAGTGAAAAAAAATTTTCACTCAACCTTTGTTTTATAGGAATCCCTGTCTGAATATTCATTATCGTTGGTACTGCTGCCGGGCCCGGTGTAAGAGCGCGGCACTGACCGGGAAACGCGCTCATGAAGATCGGGGAATTTTTCAATCATTCAATGTTCCGGAGAAAGCCGGTCCAGGACCTTCATACTGAAATGAACAACCGGCCCACGCTCAAACGCGTGCTCAAACCCTTTGACC encodes:
- a CDS encoding MFS transporter codes for the protein MRMRIPVPDLSDTSNLLVRRLIIGTVSFASLIGALDMSVVNISVPVIIRDWQIPIGLGSLIILSYLLTLTVLILVMGKLADRYGFRNLFLSGLFVFGLGSVLCGFAPDIYFLIGSRVIQATGAAMLTAVSPAIITRYLPDSDRGKSLGYLIACAAVGYAIGPGLGGLITSYFSWRWIFYINMPVVIFGLLLGYYVIPRDPPGQKHRPFDIPGALLFIAAMAGILGSFSFYQVAGTPDNVLEFLFVAGLVCGVLFFVRDRKDPDPLLFSPMIRNRNFTLGLVTCFIVTALFSGVTYLMPLYLVNSRHLEPFLAGMIMMIPALFSMIAAPVSGSLADRYGSPIVSAVSIGISAVGFILIYTFDPATAVVFIIIAMIITRVSTASFFGPNGRLIMGHCTPETIGTGSGMMMAVRHAGLVCGIALFQSVFAIRMYLEGIPRDGTPLVPRLTPTLSVLGYEAVYIVAFVLCIVVVIISLKSKDAPAHSDSTEYGDTSPPI
- a CDS encoding YnfA family protein; this translates as MVLQSLLLFIAAGLCEIGGGYLIWLWVREGRGIEYAALGAIILVLYGIIPTLQASNFGRVYAAYGGIFIVLALLWGWQIDRVVPDRFDIIGASVALVGVFIIMYWPRTMAITS
- a CDS encoding 2'-5' RNA ligase family protein, producing the protein MTRYLIDIRLMGSVKHQIRTLSDQLAEKFNPGEKLVVPHITLAGPFSTDNEDKLVEDFTRICMNQKATPKYDVGGYGFFDDTRVVFVTITPDENLKQFRYQLSRAISPYCSLRNYDLDSAEEFKFHATLAMKLDWLTFRRMKWYFRNQEPVIYRHHPIRATLLRNAKIVCEYDFIQGRMLTPAQARSKATMKRDFDILKIWADGTREEE
- a CDS encoding PAS domain-containing sensor histidine kinase, with the translated sequence MLTLDISTLFLTLFLVNGVLTLMLFTFWMSQKTHEGFRTWMLSLLVTSCGYFLYVTYPFVPILVSSTVADLLIVLSVMMRLDSTGKYFRSRALPRIIYCILIPAALLLLWFTFRVDSQIMRGVVIGVLIVPCFVATSLIAIRSGDPETRSLRYSFAAALLVTALLWTAITVRAIITPGDHSLGGPDPINPIFFIVTILMDIVLTASFLMLNMARSQAELRESEERYRNLADNLPDYILIHDGEFIRYANPAAIRLLEPSPETLIGQSLYSLLTPASAEASRKYINAIHSGASPSPVNEIVIQLRDSTIRHCMIKTVRIEDKGIPAFLSVITDITKRKAAEDALFRVNKKLTILSSITRHDIKNQLMALNGYILLCEESVENPVELKEYIARQQGIADVIASQIDFTKVYEDMGTTAPVWQNIHESVRRAAGSLPLRDVKVEVDRSDPEIYADSLFEKVFYNLFENALNYGGEAMTTIRISSRETGAGLIIACEDDGAGIAPEDKVHLFEQGYGKHTGLGLFLSREILSITDITITETSEPGKGARFEMVVPKWAYRLS
- a CDS encoding response regulator, producing MTKHTVMVVEDELIIAENLRLTLTNMGYDVPPVAGTSDEALSAADTCLPDLILMDIILEGSPIDGVETARLIRSRHDVPIVFVTAYADDETLERVKVTEPSAYILKPFNERELYSAIELALHRHQMECEVKKRDNILFAISFSIEWFLRHQKESKMAKASHPDTFERGINEILEHIGLAVGASTVAIFRLNQGAEGTNGAKIQYIWVDSAVHNIQSHPQEKDAQITFTKSLWRSLLATGNYIAGDIGKFPEEERRFFEQSGISSIAIIPLFRNDTLWGFIGFSTTVLREWSETEMEALRVAGNIVGALLE
- a CDS encoding histidine kinase dimerization/phosphoacceptor domain -containing protein encodes the protein MIPLETLDITILTNLVLSLTIVTISLWGFYRIGKPTPLYFGAAYSLFSLSHAILLFKIKEVTDVDFLLMRTCGYILVAVGLFALLRDIIERTKAEGALKESEEHLGATFAQTAVGIVEFLPDGTICRYNHKFAEILRGDAMDWISGSIWNVITPDDHLLHIGAFNAVMQGEIPVYANEMTIARKDRSLVWCQVSLSAVKSDDGKPKYFILAIDDISELKRAEEELSELNAGLEERVRERTLEIAKTNEKLVDEISQKLVAEERLKTSLNEKEVLIKEIHHRVKNNLQIIVSLLYLQAGNTNDPVLLGALMDSQTRVKSMALIHEKLYQSHNLSSIDFQAYLENLVTNLMISYNIDRMKVRVSIEAKDLRLSLNPAISLGLMMNELISNSLKYAFTDRKTGTLTITGAAEGDIIRIRVRDDGAGIPADFDWKNAKSLGLHLVQMLSRQLKGTVELSRDAGTEFIITIPAHAGV